A stretch of the Pleurodeles waltl isolate 20211129_DDA chromosome 2_1, aPleWal1.hap1.20221129, whole genome shotgun sequence genome encodes the following:
- the LOC138266012 gene encoding C-C chemokine receptor type 4-like produces the protein MNLSEQLSTTLYDYDDNYSNYPTPCKKDGIKMFRAKFLPALYGMVFVFGLVGNTLVVCVLIQYKRLKSMTDVYLLNLAISDLLFVFSLPFWTYYAVDEWVFGTCMCKIISGVYLVGFYGGIFFITLMSVDRYLAIVHAIFAMRARTVTYGTITSIAVWVVALLASIPELMFNQVLYEQNNTSCKPIYPDPADIWKMFCTLEVNILGLVIPSAIMVFCYSMIIKNLLHCKDKKKIRAVKLIFAVMVVFFVFWTPYNLVLFLHMMQALGKLEMLSDCQSSQQLDYSLQLSETLAFVHCCLNPIIYVFLGQKFRKYLKLLLQECNMLPSVCRTCHSQLRQPRDSVSSSNTHSTQDYEQYDAM, from the coding sequence ATGAACCTTTCGGAGCAACTCTCCACCACGCTGTATGACTACGATGATAATTATTCCAATTATCCCACTCCTTGTAAAAAAGATGGCATCAAAATGTTCAGAGCCAAATTCTTACCAGCACTCTATGGCATGGTGTTTGTGTTTGGCTTGGTGGGAAACACGCTGGTGGTTTGTGTCCTGATCCAGTACAAGCGATTGAAGAGCATGACCGATGTTTACCTACTGAACCTGGCCATTtcggatctgttgtttgttttctcACTTCCGTTCTGGACTTACTATGCAGTAGATGAATGGGTGTTCGGGACTTGCATGTGCAAAATAATCTCTGGGGTCTACCTGGTTGGCTTCTACGGTGGGATCTTCTTTATAACTCTAATGAGTGTAGACCGGTACTTGGCAATCGTCCATGCTATATTTGCTATGAGAGCTAGAACCGTCACTTACGGCACAATCACAAGCATTGCTGTGTGGGTAGTTGCTCTTCTTGCTTCCATCCCAGAGCTCATGTTCAATCAAGTGTTGTATGAGCAAAATAACACCAGCTGTAAACCCATCTATCCAGATCCAGCAGACATATGGAAAATGTTTTGCACTCTAGAAGTTAATATCTTGGGTTTAGTAATCCCATCAGCCATTATGGTCTTCTGCTACTCCATGATCATCAAAAATTTACTACATTGTAAGGATAAGAAGAAAATCCGGGCAGTCAAGTTAATTTTTGCAGTTATGGTTGTGTTCTTTGTGTTCTGGACACCTTACAACTTAGTGCTTTTTCTACACATGATGCAAGCGCTGGGCAAGCTGGAGATGCTGAGCGACTGCCAGAGCAGCCAACAGTTGGACTATTCATTGCAACTCTCTGAAACCCTAGCATTTGTCCACTGCTGCCTCAATCCAATTATATATGTCTTTCTTGGACAAAAGTTCAGGAAGTATTTGAAATTACTCCTTCAGGAATGCAACATGCTTCCATCTGTATGCAGAACCTGCCATAGCCAACTCCGACAACCGCGTGATTCGGTCAGCTCTTCTAACACACATTCCACTCAGGACTATGAGCAATATGATGCCATGTGA